The following coding sequences lie in one Sedimentibacter sp. MB35-C1 genomic window:
- a CDS encoding FAD-binding protein, translating into MASVKECASKCVPITIQGARTGLAASAVPMGGHVINLSRMNSVIGARYDKKQDRFFLSVQPGVLLAEIRKYLLNKSFITTDWGKESKDALEHMAKK; encoded by the coding sequence ATGGCATCGGTTAAAGAATGTGCTTCTAAATGTGTGCCTATAACTATACAAGGAGCGCGCACTGGGCTTGCCGCTTCTGCGGTTCCCATGGGAGGACATGTTATAAATCTGAGCAGGATGAACAGTGTAATTGGAGCAAGGTACGATAAAAAGCAGGACAGGTTCTTTTTAAGTGTACAGCCAGGTGTTCTTCTTGCCGAAATCAGAAAATACCTGCTTAACAAGTCATTTATAACGACGGATTGGGGCAAGGAATCAAAAGATGCCTTGGAACATATGGCGAAAAAATGA